Proteins encoded by one window of Candidatus Rokuibacteriota bacterium:
- a CDS encoding ABC transporter permease, with the protein MAIRTLPREQVEYAAEVPRAGERSRVWRKLARNPMALLGSLILLVVMGVALAAPFVAPHDPAKQSLIRRFVPPFWATGGHPAHLLGTDQVGRDVLSRIIHGARISLLVGVSAVVVSVILGVTLGLLSGYVGGRPDMVIMTIVDVTLSFPQLLLALAFVAALGPSLVTIIVVLGATGWERYARVVRAEVLALREKDFVEAARAMGAGSFRTLVRHVLPNTFSSVIVLSTLQVAQAILQEAALSFLGVGSGRAYPTWGQMIALGRDFVTVAWWLPTFPGLAILLTVLAINLVGDRLRDAFDPRVT; encoded by the coding sequence ATGGCCATCAGGACGCTGCCCCGGGAGCAGGTCGAATACGCCGCCGAGGTGCCGCGGGCGGGCGAGCGGTCGCGGGTCTGGCGGAAGCTGGCGCGCAATCCCATGGCGCTCCTGGGGAGCCTCATCCTCCTCGTCGTCATGGGCGTCGCCTTGGCCGCCCCGTTCGTCGCGCCTCACGATCCGGCCAAGCAGAGCCTCATCCGCCGCTTCGTGCCGCCGTTCTGGGCCACGGGCGGGCACCCCGCCCACCTGCTCGGCACCGATCAGGTTGGGCGGGATGTCCTCTCCCGCATCATCCACGGGGCCCGCATCTCGCTGCTGGTCGGCGTGTCGGCGGTGGTGGTGAGCGTGATCCTGGGCGTCACGCTGGGGCTCCTGAGCGGCTATGTGGGGGGCCGCCCGGACATGGTCATCATGACCATCGTGGACGTGACGCTGTCCTTCCCGCAGCTCCTGCTGGCACTGGCCTTCGTCGCCGCGCTGGGGCCCAGCCTGGTGACGATCATCGTCGTCCTCGGCGCGACCGGCTGGGAACGGTACGCAAGGGTCGTCAGGGCCGAGGTGCTGGCGCTGCGCGAGAAGGATTTCGTCGAGGCGGCGCGGGCCATGGGCGCCGGCTCGTTCCGGACGCTCGTCCGGCACGTGCTCCCCAACACTTTCTCGTCCGTCATCGTGCTGTCGACCCTGCAAGTCGCTCAGGCTATCCTGCAGGAGGCCGCGCTCTCGTTCCTCGGCGTGGGGAGCGGGCGGGCCTACCCGACCTGGGGCCAGATGATCGCCCTCGGCCGAGACTTCGTGACCGTGGCGTGGTGGCTGCCGACCTTCCCTGGTCTGGCGATCCTCTTGACCGTCCTTGCCATCAACCTGGTCGGGGACCGGCTCCGCGACGCCTTCGACCCGCGGGTGACCTAG
- a CDS encoding branched-chain amino acid ABC transporter permease, with protein sequence MDVFLQLLIGGILQGGIYALGAFGLSLIFGVLRVLNVAHGDFLVLGGLATYWLYTTFGLSPFLGIGLVLPAFGLVGMVTERLLIRPIRARTPHEFLVASILITLGLALAIEDLSAFSMVQPVKGIDYTLAPLRVGSVVISSLRLISLAVILSLALALHAFLTRSLEGKAIRAVIEDREGAMLAGINLSAVSRNTFGIGIALTAVAGVFFVTIIPVEPHLGIPLTLKYLSIIVLGGLGNLPGTLLGAVILGLAESLVGFWLGAEWSVTVAFVILVTILLLRPRGLLG encoded by the coding sequence ATGGACGTTTTCCTTCAGCTCCTCATCGGTGGGATCCTGCAGGGCGGCATCTACGCCCTGGGCGCCTTCGGTCTCTCGCTGATCTTCGGCGTCCTCCGCGTGCTGAACGTCGCCCACGGCGACTTCCTGGTGCTCGGCGGGCTCGCCACCTACTGGCTCTACACCACCTTCGGCCTCTCCCCGTTCCTCGGGATCGGGCTGGTCCTCCCGGCCTTCGGCCTCGTCGGCATGGTGACCGAGCGGCTCCTCATCCGGCCGATCCGCGCCCGGACGCCGCACGAGTTCCTGGTCGCTTCGATCCTGATCACGCTCGGCCTCGCCCTCGCCATCGAGGACCTGAGCGCCTTCTCGATGGTCCAGCCGGTGAAGGGAATCGACTACACGCTCGCGCCGCTCCGCGTCGGCAGCGTGGTGATCTCGAGCCTCCGTCTCATCTCCCTCGCCGTGATCCTGAGCCTCGCCCTCGCCCTTCACGCGTTCCTGACGCGGAGTCTGGAAGGCAAAGCGATCCGCGCCGTGATCGAGGACAGGGAGGGCGCGATGCTCGCCGGAATCAACCTCTCCGCGGTCTCCCGCAACACCTTCGGGATCGGAATCGCCCTCACGGCGGTCGCGGGAGTCTTCTTCGTCACGATCATCCCGGTCGAGCCCCACCTCGGGATCCCGCTGACCCTCAAGTACCTCTCGATCATCGTCCTCGGCGGGCTGGGCAACCTGCCCGGCACGCTGCTCGGCGCGGTGATCCTGGGTCTCGCCGAGTCGCTGGTCGGCTTCTGGCTCGGAGCCGAATGGTCGGTGACCGTGGCCTTCGTGATCCTCGTGACCATCCTGCTCCTCCGCCCCCGCGGGCTCCTGGGATGA
- a CDS encoding branched-chain amino acid ABC transporter permease, which translates to MTRLAIFLLCLATAAVLPLLTTTYVTSLFLALFLTAALAQSYDLVGGHLGYMNLGHAAFFGIGAYTFGILYAGGWGLPRAWIAAVLLPVAAALVMSYPFFRLRGAYFALATFGLVVLLERLTSNLAWLTRGSEGLTIPPGYRLYPAYYVLLGLCAFLTVAIWWLSRSRIGLALVAIREDEDAIGAYGVAPFRFKCAALTASAGVAGLVGAVYTWQATYITPVDIFSIERAVGPVVMAMIGGSGTVLGPLVGSLLIEAIREALRLKTQYLALTVYGGMLILVGLFIPGGLMRLARGRFGRARATEGRK; encoded by the coding sequence ATGACGCGGCTCGCGATCTTCCTCCTCTGCCTGGCCACCGCCGCCGTGCTCCCGCTGCTGACGACCACCTACGTGACCTCGCTCTTCCTCGCCCTCTTCCTCACCGCGGCGCTCGCCCAGAGCTACGATCTCGTCGGGGGCCACCTGGGTTATATGAACCTCGGTCACGCGGCCTTCTTCGGCATCGGCGCCTACACCTTCGGCATCCTCTACGCCGGGGGCTGGGGGCTCCCCCGCGCCTGGATCGCGGCAGTCCTGCTCCCGGTGGCGGCCGCACTGGTGATGAGCTACCCGTTCTTCCGCCTCCGCGGCGCCTACTTCGCCCTCGCCACGTTCGGGCTCGTCGTCCTCCTGGAGCGCCTCACCTCCAACCTCGCGTGGCTCACCCGGGGCTCGGAGGGACTCACGATCCCGCCTGGCTACCGCCTCTACCCGGCCTACTACGTCCTGCTCGGGCTCTGCGCCTTCCTCACCGTCGCCATCTGGTGGCTCTCGCGCTCGCGGATCGGGCTCGCGCTGGTGGCGATCCGGGAGGACGAGGACGCGATCGGCGCGTACGGGGTCGCGCCTTTTCGCTTCAAGTGCGCGGCGCTCACGGCGAGCGCCGGGGTGGCGGGCCTGGTCGGCGCCGTCTACACCTGGCAGGCCACGTACATCACGCCGGTGGACATCTTCAGCATCGAGCGGGCCGTCGGGCCCGTCGTCATGGCGATGATCGGCGGCTCGGGAACCGTGCTCGGGCCGCTGGTGGGCTCCCTTCTGATCGAGGCGATTCGCGAGGCCTTGCGCCTCAAGACCCAGTACCTCGCGCTCACCGTCTACGGCGGGATGCTGATTCTGGTCGGCCTCTTCATCCCCGGCGGCCTGATGCGGCTCGCACGGGGTCGATTCGGGCGCGCCCGCGCAACGGAGGGACGGAAATGA
- a CDS encoding uracil-DNA glycosylase, whose translation MASLTPLQATVIACRLCPRLVRHREAVAARPPRRYAGQSYWARPLPGFGDPAARLLILGLAPAAHGGNRTGRMFTGDGSGQWLARALHEAGFASRASSTHVGDGFALTGAYITAAVRCAPPGNKPTPREMARCQPYLEAELRLLERVTVVVALGRIAFDAFLRARAALGRPGLRPKPRFSHGAEVRFPDGVTLIASYHPSQQNTFTGKLTRPMLARVFGRARRLVRAGSG comes from the coding sequence CTGGCGTCGCTGACCCCGCTCCAGGCCACGGTCATCGCCTGCCGCCTCTGCCCGCGGCTCGTCCGTCACCGGGAAGCCGTGGCTGCGCGTCCACCACGCCGTTACGCGGGCCAGAGCTACTGGGCGCGCCCGCTTCCCGGCTTTGGCGACCCGGCGGCCCGGCTCCTGATCCTCGGCCTCGCCCCCGCGGCCCACGGGGGGAACCGCACCGGTCGCATGTTCACCGGCGACGGCAGCGGTCAATGGCTGGCGCGGGCCCTCCACGAAGCTGGCTTCGCCTCCCGAGCGTCCTCCACCCACGTCGGCGACGGCTTCGCCCTCACAGGGGCGTACATCACGGCGGCCGTCCGCTGCGCGCCGCCCGGCAACAAGCCGACCCCGCGCGAGATGGCGCGCTGTCAGCCGTACCTGGAGGCCGAGCTCCGGCTCCTCGAGCGCGTGACGGTTGTGGTCGCGCTCGGGCGAATCGCCTTCGACGCGTTTCTGCGGGCGCGCGCCGCGCTCGGTCGGCCCGGCCTCAGGCCGAAGCCGCGCTTCTCCCACGGCGCCGAAGTGCGGTTCCCCGACGGGGTCACGCTGATCGCGTCCTACCATCCGAGCCAGCAGAACACCTTCACCGGGAAGCTCACGCGCCCGATGCTCGCCCGCGTGTTTGGGCGCGCCCGCCGCCTCGTGAGGGCCGGGTCCGGCTGA
- a CDS encoding ABC transporter ATP-binding protein: protein MALLSVDRLSVSFGGLAALSNVSLAVERGEIVGLIGPNGAGKTTLFNAITGFVRPSGGRIHFKGQPITGWSAHRICWAGIARTFQIVRFLPELSVLENVLVAGSFGRRRGNGRVMSRAEAVRLLERVRLGARAGDAPGALPLADRKRLEIARALATGPELLLLDEVLSGLRGHEARELMALIQVLRGEGTTVVMIEHIMKAIMALSDRVVVLHHGEKIAEGTPAEVSTSPRVINAYLGTARSHDPAGPPGSRG, encoded by the coding sequence ATGGCCTTGCTTTCGGTGGATCGACTCTCGGTCTCGTTCGGCGGCCTGGCCGCGCTCTCCAACGTGAGCCTGGCAGTCGAGCGCGGGGAGATCGTCGGCCTCATCGGCCCCAACGGGGCCGGCAAGACCACGCTCTTCAACGCTATCACGGGCTTCGTCCGGCCGTCGGGAGGCCGGATTCACTTCAAGGGTCAGCCGATCACGGGCTGGTCCGCCCACCGGATCTGCTGGGCCGGCATCGCCCGGACTTTTCAGATCGTGAGGTTTCTCCCCGAGCTGTCGGTTCTCGAGAACGTGCTCGTCGCGGGCTCCTTCGGCCGCCGCCGCGGCAACGGCCGCGTGATGAGCCGCGCCGAGGCGGTCCGGCTTCTCGAGCGCGTCCGGCTCGGCGCGCGCGCGGGCGATGCACCCGGCGCGCTGCCGCTCGCGGACCGCAAGCGCCTGGAGATCGCGCGGGCCCTCGCCACCGGGCCCGAGCTGCTCCTGCTGGACGAGGTGCTCTCCGGCCTCCGCGGCCACGAGGCGCGCGAGCTGATGGCGCTGATCCAGGTCCTCCGCGGGGAGGGGACCACGGTGGTCATGATCGAGCACATCATGAAGGCTATCATGGCGCTGTCCGACCGCGTCGTGGTGCTTCACCACGGCGAGAAGATCGCTGAGGGGACGCCCGCCGAGGTCTCCACCTCGCCGCGCGTGATCAACGCTTACCTTGGTACCGCTCGGTCTCACGACCCGGCTGGACCTCCTGGTTCGCGGGGCTGA
- a CDS encoding isoaspartyl peptidase/L-asparaginase, translating to MASRVPTLIVHGGAGADPAEGRDELRAGLREAVTAGWGVLSGGGGALDAVEAAVRSLEGHPRFNAGRGAALTRDGTVELDASIMEGDRLRAGAVGGVTRIAHPITLARRILEDGQHVLLVGEGALAFAREQGLPECDPSELVTERQLKRWEAARRGNTVGAVALDLHGTIAAATSTGGTAGKLPGRLGDSALIGCGTYAESTIGGASCTGNGEAIIRVVLARRVLEILKALDDPAEAAPVAMDVLTEEGRGDGGVILLDWRGRTAFAHSTPFMPVAWMNPSERDPVLPF from the coding sequence ATGGCGTCCAGGGTCCCGACGCTGATCGTCCACGGCGGAGCGGGCGCCGACCCGGCCGAGGGACGCGACGAGCTGAGGGCCGGCCTCCGCGAGGCCGTGACGGCGGGCTGGGGCGTGCTGTCGGGAGGTGGCGGCGCCCTCGACGCCGTCGAAGCCGCGGTTCGGAGCCTCGAGGGCCACCCTCGCTTCAACGCGGGCCGCGGCGCAGCCCTGACCCGGGACGGAACGGTCGAGCTCGACGCGTCTATCATGGAGGGCGATCGGCTCCGCGCGGGAGCGGTCGGCGGCGTGACGCGCATCGCCCACCCGATCACGCTCGCGCGGCGAATCCTGGAGGACGGCCAGCACGTCCTCCTGGTCGGCGAGGGCGCGCTTGCCTTTGCCCGGGAGCAGGGTCTGCCCGAATGCGATCCCAGCGAGCTCGTCACCGAGCGCCAGCTCAAGCGCTGGGAAGCCGCACGACGCGGGAACACCGTCGGCGCGGTAGCGCTCGACCTTCACGGGACGATCGCCGCGGCGACCTCCACGGGGGGGACGGCGGGGAAGCTCCCGGGGCGCCTCGGCGATTCGGCGCTGATCGGGTGCGGCACCTACGCCGAGAGCACCATCGGCGGCGCCTCCTGCACCGGCAACGGCGAGGCCATCATCCGCGTGGTCCTGGCCCGGCGCGTCCTGGAGATCCTCAAGGCGCTCGACGACCCCGCGGAAGCCGCGCCGGTGGCGATGGACGTTTTGACCGAGGAAGGGCGCGGGGACGGCGGTGTGATCCTGCTCGACTGGCGGGGACGGACCGCCTTCGCACACTCGACCCCGTTCATGCCTGTCGCCTGGATGAACCCTTCCGAACGCGACCCGGTCCTCCCGTTCTGA
- a CDS encoding threonine ammonia-lyase: MVELADVETAHRALSGAIYASPCAFSEMLSQLTGSRCFVKLENLQMTGSFKERGAANLLQSLTPGERRQGVVAASAGNHGLAVAFHGRRLAIPAVIVMPEWAPLIKVTSARRYGAEVILAGANYDEAYAHARRLQQERNLVFVHPFDDPRVIAGQGTIGLELLEQCPDLDAIVVPVGGGGLVAGIAVAVKALKPSVRVIGVQAEALPAMRRALTAGAPVTLSPAATIADGIAVRQVGELTFEIVRRLVDEVVAVDEEEIANAILLLLEIEKAVVEGAGATTLAALVNRKARLEGKTVALVLSGGNIDVNVVSRIIERGLVKDGRLVRLSVLLQDRPGALARLTGMVAAARANILHIVHNRAFSRARIGESEVELTLETSGRDQIDAVIKSLRSAGYQVEELGERDRG, encoded by the coding sequence GTGGTCGAGCTTGCCGATGTTGAGACGGCGCACCGCGCCCTGAGCGGGGCGATCTACGCATCCCCCTGCGCCTTCTCCGAGATGCTCTCCCAGCTCACAGGAAGCCGCTGCTTCGTCAAGCTCGAGAACCTCCAGATGACCGGCTCCTTCAAGGAGCGTGGGGCCGCGAATCTGCTCCAGAGCCTCACGCCCGGGGAGCGGCGGCAAGGGGTCGTGGCAGCCAGCGCCGGCAACCACGGGCTGGCCGTGGCGTTCCACGGCCGGCGGCTCGCCATCCCCGCGGTGATCGTCATGCCCGAATGGGCGCCGCTGATCAAAGTGACCTCAGCCCGACGCTACGGAGCCGAGGTCATCCTCGCTGGCGCCAACTACGACGAGGCCTATGCCCACGCGCGGCGGCTACAGCAGGAGCGGAATCTGGTCTTCGTTCACCCCTTCGACGATCCGCGGGTGATCGCGGGCCAGGGTACGATCGGCCTCGAGCTCCTCGAGCAGTGCCCCGACCTGGACGCGATCGTCGTGCCGGTCGGCGGCGGCGGGCTCGTCGCGGGGATCGCTGTGGCGGTGAAAGCCCTCAAGCCGAGCGTACGGGTGATCGGCGTCCAGGCCGAGGCGCTGCCGGCGATGCGGCGCGCCCTGACCGCGGGCGCGCCTGTCACGCTCTCCCCGGCCGCCACGATCGCCGACGGCATTGCCGTGCGCCAGGTGGGAGAGCTGACCTTCGAGATCGTCCGCCGGCTGGTCGACGAGGTGGTGGCCGTGGACGAGGAGGAGATCGCCAACGCGATCCTCCTGCTGCTGGAGATCGAGAAGGCCGTGGTCGAAGGCGCCGGGGCCACCACGCTCGCCGCGCTCGTCAACCGGAAGGCACGGCTCGAGGGGAAGACGGTCGCCCTGGTCCTCTCGGGCGGTAACATCGACGTCAACGTGGTCTCGCGGATCATCGAGCGCGGTCTCGTCAAGGACGGCCGGCTGGTGCGCCTCTCGGTTCTCCTCCAGGACCGTCCCGGCGCCCTCGCGCGGCTGACCGGCATGGTCGCCGCGGCCCGCGCGAACATCCTCCACATCGTCCACAACCGCGCCTTCTCGCGCGCGCGGATCGGTGAGAGCGAGGTCGAGCTGACCCTCGAGACCTCGGGACGGGATCAGATCGACGCCGTGATCAAGAGCCTCCGGAGCGCCGGCTATCAGGTGGAGGAGCTGGGGGAACGGGACCGGGGCTGA